One genomic segment of Podarcis raffonei isolate rPodRaf1 chromosome 7, rPodRaf1.pri, whole genome shotgun sequence includes these proteins:
- the TYMS gene encoding thymidylate synthase produces MPAVVAETEGPREESSGAAAPHGELQYLRQVEQILRFGHRKEDRTGTGTLSVFGLQARYSLRDNFPLLTTKRVFWKGVLEELLWFIKGSTNAKELSAKGVKIWDANGSREFLDKQGFFSREEGDLGPVYGFQWRHFGAEYKDMHTDYTGQGVDQLQQVIDTIRNNPDNRRIIMCAWNPKDISSMALPPCHALCQFYVLNGELSCQLYQRSGDMGLGVPFNIASYSLLTSMVAHVTGLKPGEFIHTLGDAHIYLNHIEPLKIQLQRQPRPFPKLKILRNVENINDFNADDFELEGYDPHPAIKMEMAV; encoded by the exons ATGCCCGCTGTGGTGGCCGAGACCGAAGGCCCTCGCGAGGAGTCCTCCGGCGCGGCAGCGCCTCACGGGGAGCTCCAGTACCTGAGGCAAGTGGAGCAGATCCTGCGCTTCGGGCACAGGAAGGAGGACCGCACGGGCACCGGCACCCTCTCCGTCTTCGGGCTGCAGGCGCGCTACAGCCTCCGAG ATAATTTTCCATTGCTAACAACTAAAAGGGTTTTCTGGAAGGGAGTACTTGAAGAACTACTTTGGTTTATCAAG GGTTCTACAAATGCAAAAGAACTTTCTGCAAAAGGTGTTAAGATCTGGGATGCCAATGGTTCTCGTGAATTCTTAGACAAACAGGGATTCTTTTCTAGGGAGGAAGGAGACTTGGGCCCAGTTTATGGCTTCCAGTGGAGACATTTTGGAGCTGAGTACAAAGATATGCATACAG ATTACACAGGGCAAGGAGTAGATCAGCTGCAGCAAGTAATTGATACAATCAGAAACAATCCAGATAACAGAAGAATAATCATGTGTGCATGGAATCCTAAAG ATATATCCTCAATGGCCTTGCCTCCATGTCATGCTCTATGCCAGTTCTATGTTTTAAATGGTGAACTCTCTTGTCAGCTGTATCAGCGTTCTGGAGATATGGGATTAGGAGTACCTTTCAACATTGCCAGTTACTCATTGCTCACTTCAATGGTTGCCCATGTTACAGGCTTGAAg CCTGGCGAGTTTATACATACACTAGGAGACGCTCATATTTACCTGAATCATATCGAACCTTTGAAAATCCAG CTTCAGAGGCAACCAAGACCTTTTCCAAAACTCAAAATTCTTCGCAATGTTGAAAACATCAATGACTTCAATGCGGATGACTTTGAACTAGAAGGTTATGATCCTCATCCAGCTATTAAAATGGAAATGGCTGTCTAG